The genomic segment GACTTGATAAAAAATATAGATGTACCTTTAGAAATAGATTTTATGGATGTATCAAGTTATGGAGAAGGAACAACATCTTCTGGAGTAGTGAAAATTATTAAAGATTTAGATGCTAGTATTGAAGATAAAAACATATTAATAGTAGAAGATATTATAGATAGTGGTTTAACTCTTAGTTATCTTATGAAAATATTAAAGTCTAGAGGACCAAAAAGTATAGAAATATGTACTTTATTAGATAAGCCAACAGGAAGAAAAATTGATATAGATGTTAAATATGTAGGATTTACTGTTCCAGATGCATTTTTAGTAGGTTATGGACTAGACTATTCAGAAAAGTATAGGAATCTTCCGTATATAGGGATATTAAAAGAAAATGTATACCGTTAACTATAATTGTATTTTAAATTCATCTGTGATAGAATAATTTAATATTAGTCTTTTTAATTTGGAAGGAGGAACACTTTTGAGGAAGTTTTTTAGAGGTATAAGTGCTTATTTACTTATATTCGTAGTTATTGTATTAGTAGTAGGGCTATTTATGGATGGTAAAGCTGAAACTGTACAATTTAGCTATTCAAAATTTAAAGAAGAAGCAGCAAAAGGAAATATAGAATCAGTAACATTGGTTAAAAATAAAGTTCAAGGTACGTTAAATGATGAGGCAAAAACTAAGTTTACTTCATATATACCTGAAGTAGAGAAAGAATATTATGATGAAGTGGTTGCTGATACAGGGATAAAGGTTACTGCTAAACCAGATCCAGGGACTCCTTGGTATATTAGCGCATTACCAACTATATTTATGATACTTATATTTATAGTATTTTGGTTTGTATTTATGCAAAAGTCACAAGGTGGTGGAGGACGAGTAATGTCCTTTGGTAAAAGTAAGGCAAAAATGCATAAAGAAGATCCTAAAAACAAAATTACATTTGATGATGTAGCAGGACTTGAAGAAGAAAAAGAAGAATTAGTTGAAGTAGTTGATTTTCTGAAAAACCCTAAAAAATTCACACATTTAGGTGCTAGAATTCCTAAAGGGGTCTTAATGGTAGGACCTCCAGGAACAGGTAAAACATATCTTTCCAAGGCAACTGCTGGTGAAGCAGGAGTACCATTCTTCAGTATAAGTGGTTCTGACTTTGTAGAAATGTTTGTAGGTGTTGGAGCATCCAGAGTTAGAGACTTATTTGAACAAGCTAAGAAGAGTTCACCTTGTATTGTGTTTATTGATGAAATTGATGCAGTAGGTAGAAGAAGAGGAGCTGGTCTTGGTGGTGGTCATGATGAAAGAGAACAAACACTTAACCAACTTCTTGTGGAAATGGATGGGTTCGGAATAAATGAAGGTATTATAATTATAGCAGCAACAAATAGACCTGATATATTAGACCCTGCTCTTTTAAGACCAGGTAGATTTGATAGACAAGTACAAATTGGCGTTCCAGATATTAAAGGACGTGAAGCTATATTAAAAATTCATGCTAAAGGTAAACCATTAGCTAAAGATATAGATTTAAATGTAATTGCAAGAAGAACTATAGGATTTACTCCAGCAGATTTAGAAAATTTAATGAATGAATCTGCATTACTTTCTGCAAGAGAAGATTTAAAGGAAATACCAATGAGGCTTTTAGAAGAAGCGATTACGAAGGTTATAGCTGGACCTGAGAAACGTAGTAGAGTAAGAAGTGAAAAAGAAAATAAACTTACAGCTTATCACGAAGCTGGTCATGCAGTTGTGGGTAAATTACTTCCGAATGCAGATCCAGTGCATATGGTTACTATAATGCCTAGAGGTAGAGCTGGTGGATTTACTATGAGCTTACCTACAGAAGACAGAAGTTATATGTCTAAAACAGAAATGGAAGAAAAAATTGTTGAATTATTAGGTGGTAGAGTAGCAGAAAAATTAGTTTTAGATGATATAAGTACAGGTGCATCTAATGACATTGAAAGAGCAACTAAAATTGCACGTGATATGGTAACTCATTATGGTATGAGTGATAAACTTGGACCTATGACTTATGGAAAAGATGATAGTCAAGTATTCCTTGGTAAAGATATAGGTAGAAGTAAGGATTACAGTGAGGAAGTAGCTTCTGAAATTGATCATGAAATGAGAAGAATAGTAGAAGAAGCATATGAAAGAGCTGTGAATATCCTTACAGAAAATATAGATAAGCTTCATGAAGTAGCTCAAAAATTATTAGAACAAGAAACATTAAATAAGGATGAATTCAATTCTATCTTTGAAGAAAAGATAGAAAATCAAGAAGCTTATGATGAAGAAAGTAAAATTGATATAAAGAATGAAAATATCGGAGAACAAAATATAGAAGATAAAATAGTTGAAGAAGATAAAGATATTGATAAAGAAGAATAAAAAATATGGCTCAATGAGCCATATTTTTTATATGATTAAATTTCCTGTCGTAATTTCCCGGGGAATACATTGAAATGTCGAAAGAATAAAGGAATATTTCAAAAATAAATGAATAACAATTATATTAAAAGTAAAAAATATTAATTTTATACTTGTATTATAATTATCATTATATTATAATGTATTTAAAGAAAAACATTTAGAAAATTTAATAAAGATACCATATGGTTGTGGTGATAAAATAACCTTTTATCAATAAAATAACTATAGCACGGTAGTCTAAGTTTAATCCTTAGTTCTACTGTGCTTTTTTATATTTTTTTTCGATGGTTAATAATTAAACAAAGGAGGTGTGAAAAAAATCTTCATATAATTATCTATGAAAGCAATTTTTCTGTTAAAATATAATTAAAAGCTTTTAATTGGAGTGATCGAATTGTATAAAAATCAAGTCTTTTTAACAGGTTATGCTAAACTTCCTGAGGGAATTACTGCAAGAGAATTATATGGAGTAGTAGCACTTGCAATGACAGTAGATAAATGCACAGGAGAAATATTAGATGTTGAGCCAACATTGTCTACTTATCTTGGAAGAACATTTGTAAAAGAACTATTAGTAGGTGAAAAAATAAGTGATTTAAATCAATTAGAAATGAAGGTAAAAAAACATTATTTTGGTTCTGCAAAAAAAGCTATTTTAACAACTATAAAAATGTGTCATAAGAATTTTAGTAAAATAAATGGTAAATTAGTATAAAATAAGGGGGAATTTAGTTGATAGAAAATAGATTGAGAAATGAAGAACTTAAAAAAAGGATAATGGAAGCAAGTGAAGCTGCAAAATTTTTTAAAAAAGGTATGACAGTAGGAACTAGTGGATTTACACCTGCTGGCTATCCAAAAGCAGTACCTCTTGCCATAGCTGAAAGAAAAGAAAATGGAGAAGATTTAGAGCTAACTATAATAACTGGTGCATCTGTAGGAGATGAGCTAGATGGAGCACTTGCCCGTTCGGGAGTACTTAAGAGGAGATATCCTTATCAAACTAATAAAGATTCTAGAAATGGTATAAATGATAGCAAAATAGAATATGCTGATATGCATTTAAGCCACACACCACAATGGGTTAAGTATGGTTTTTTTGGAAATATAGATATAGCTTTGGTAGAGGCTGTTGCTATAAGAGAAGATGGAGGTATAATTCCTTCTACATCAGTAGGTAATTCTAATGTATTTATAGAAAAGGCTGATAAAGTAATAGTAGAAATAAATACTAGTCAACCTCTATCACTTGAAGGGATACATGATATATATTCTCCAAAAAACCCACCAAATAGAGAGCCTATTCCTATAACACAGACAGAGGAAAAAATAGGTACAGGTTATATACCATGTGATCTAGAAAAAATAGTTGCAATTGTTATCACTGATAAAAAAGATAGGACTCGTCCTGTAGCACCTATTGATGATACATCTAAGAAAATTTCAGGTAACCTTATAAACTTTTTAAAGAAAGAAGTTGAAGAAAATAGATTACCAAAAGATTTATTACCATTACAATCAGGAGTAGGGAGTGTAGCAAATGCTGTACTAGGAGGTCTTGTGGATTCTGATTTTGAAAATCTTAAAATTTACTCAGAAGTAATTCAAGATTCTGCACTTGATTTACTTGACTCAGGTAAAGTGGTATTTGCATCTGGAACTTCATTAACAGTATCACCAGATAGATTAGATGATTTTTATCAAAATTTTAATAAGTATAGAGATAAAGTAATACTTAGACCACAAGAGATAAGTAATAACCCAGAAGTAATAAGAAGACTTGGAATAATAGCAATGAATACAGCTATAGAAGTTGATATATATGGAAATGTAAATTCTACTAATATAATGGGATCTAGAATGATGAATGGAATAGGTGGTTCTGGAGATTTTACAAGAAATGCATATTTATCAATATTTACAACTGAATCTATTGCAAAAAATGGAGATATTTCATCAATAGTACCTATGGTATCTCATCATGATCATACAGAACATGATGTTCATGTAATAGTAACAGAACAAGGTGTAGCAGATTTGAGAGGATTAAGCCCTAGAGAAAGAGCTAAGGTAATAATTGAAAATTGTGCACATCCAGATTACAAAGAAAAACTTCATGAGTATTATAATGAAGCATTTGATACTTGTAAACATAAACATACACCTCATTGTATTGAGAAATCGTTATCATGGCATGCAAAATTTCTGAAAGAAGGTAGTATGAAGTAATGATATATTAATTAAATTTAATATATGTATTTGTTGAAGGTATGTTATAAAAAATATAGAAGTAAATAAATTATAATGATATAATGACCTTTAATTTAAAGGAGGCAAAATTGTGAAGAATGATGAAAATGTTAAAGCAATGAAGGATTCAAGAGAGAAGTGGGAAGAGAGTACTTTAGACAAAGCTTTATCTCGTTTCCCAGAAAGAAAAGAAGAGTTTAAAAGTGGTTCAGGTCTTGAAGTAGAAAGACTTTACACTCCACTTGATATTGATGGATTAAACTACAATGAAGATTTAGGTTTTCCTGGTCAATTTCCTTATACTAGAGGTGTTCAACCTACAATGTATAGAGGAAGATTATGGACAATGAGAATGTATGCAGGCTTTGCTACAGCTGAAGAATCAAATAAAAGATATAAATATTTAGTTGAACAAGGTTCTACTGGACTTTCTGTTGCATTTGATTTACCAACTCAAATTGGATATGATTCTGATCATTCATTATCTCAAGGGGAAGTTGGAAAGGTTGGAGTTGCAATTGATTCACTTAAAGATATGGAATTATTATTTGATGGCATACCTTTAGATAAAGTAAGTACATCTATGACTATAAATGCTCCAGCTGCAGTATTACTTGCTATGTATATAGCAGTAGCAGAAAAGCAAGGTGTATCAGAAGAGAAACTTAGAGGGACTATACAAAATGATATATTGAAAGAATATATAGCTCGTGGAACTTATATTTTCCCAACAGAGCCATCTATGAGGCTTATAACTAATATTTTTGAATATTGTTCAAAAAATGTGCCTAAATGGAACACAATAAGTATTTCAGGTTACCATATAAGAGAAGCAGGATCTACTGCAGCTCAAGAAGTAGGATTTACTATAGCTGATGGAATCGCATATGTAGATGCTGCTATAAAAGCAGGATTAGATGTTGATTCATTTGCACCAAGATTATCATTTTTCTTTAATGCACATAATGACTTACTTGAAGAAGTGGCTAAGTATAGAGCAGCTAGAAGATTATGGGCAAGAATAATGAAAGAAAGATATAATGCTAAAAATCCTAAATCAATGATGCTTAAATTCCATACTCAAACAGGAGGGTCAACTCTTACAGCTCAACAGCCTGAAAATAATATTGTTCGTGTTGCTATTCAAACACTTGCAGCTGTACTTGGGGGTACTCAATCACTTCATACAAATTCTAAAGATGAAGCATTAGCACTTCCTTCAGAAAAATCTGTAAGAACAGCTTTAAGAACACAGCAAATAGTTGCTCATGAAAGTGGAGTAACTGATACTATAGATCCACTGGCTGGTTCATACTTTGTAGAAGCTAAAACTGATGAAATTGAAAAGAAAGCTATGGAATATATTGAAAAAATAGATGAAATAGGTGGAGCACCAAAAGCAATTGATATGGGTTATATTCAAAAAGAAATAATGGATGCTGCATATAGATATCAAAAATCAATAGAATCAGGAGAACAAATAGTAGTAGGAATGAATAAATTCCAATCAGAAGAAGAACCAGTAAAAGATTTACTAAAAGTAGATCCTAAAGTTGGAGAAATGCAAGTTGAAAAAATAAATCAACTTAAAGTAGAAAGAAATAATGATGAAGTTGAGTCTAAATTAAAAGCTTTAAGAAATGCATGTGAATCAGATGAAAATGTTATGCCATATATAATAGATGCTGTAAAAGAATATGCTACATTAGGAGAAATATGTGGAGTAATGAGAGAAGTATTTGGAGAATATGAGCAAGCAGTAATGTTATAAGAAAAAGATTAGGAGGATTTTAAATGGATAGACCTATTAGAGTATTAGTTGCTAAACCAGGATTAGATGGTCATGATAGAGGGGCAAAAGTTATTGCAAGAGCTTTGAGAGATGCAGGTATGGAAGTAATTTATACAGGACTTAGACAAACCCCAGAACAAATAGTGGCATCAGCAATACAAGAAGATGTTGATGTTGTAGCGTTAAGTATATTATCAGGTGCACATAATCATTTATTCCCTAAGGTAGTTGAATTATTGAAAGCAGAAGGTGCAGAAGATATACTTATTATTGGAGGAGGAGTTATTCCAGAAGATGATATACCAGAACTTAAAAAAGCAGGTATAGAAGAAGTATTTACACCTGGAACACCTACTACTACTACAATTGAATTTATAAAAAATAACTTAAAGAAGTAACTAAAATTAGGTGGTGCTAATATTGGATTTGGTAAAGAAATTACTTGAAGGAGATAAAAGAGCCTGTGCTAGAGCTATTACTAAAGCTGAAAATAATGAAAAAGGAGCTTTAGAAATTTTAAAAGAAATATATAAATACACAGGAAATGCTCATATTGTAGGAATTACAGGACCACCTGGTGGAGGAAAATCAACACTTACTTATAGATTGAGTAAAGAATTAAGTGATAAGGGTAAAAAAGTGGGGATCATTGCTATAGATCCCACTAGTCCTTTCACTGGTGGTTCAATATTAGGAGACAGAATAAGAATGAATAAATTATCAACTGATCCTAATGTATTTATAAGGAGTATGGGAACAAGAGGACATTTAGGTGGACTTTCAAAAGCGACATATGGAGCTATAAAAATATTTGATGCTTTTGGATGTGACTATATTTTCATTGAAACTGTAGGCGTAGGACAATCTGAAGTTGATATAGTTAAAACAGCGGATACAGTTGTGATGGTTATGGTGCCAGGACTTGGAGATGATATTCAAGCTATAAAGGCAGGTATAATGGAAATTGCAGATATTTTTGCTATAAATAAAAGTGATTTAGATGGAGCAGAGAGAACTACAGGGGAAATAAAGATGATGGTGGAAATGGATAATTCTGATAAAAAACCACCTATATTAAATGTTATAGCAAGTCAAAATGAAGGAATAGAAGATTTAGTGAAAGAAATTATCTGTCATAAAGAATACTTAGTATCATCTGGGGAATTAGAAGGCAAGAGAACGGAGAGACTGAGATCTGAGATAATAGATTTAGTTGAACAAGAGATTAAGTCTAGAATATTTAATGATAGAGATATATATAATCTTTTAGACAATATATTAAAAGATGTATACAATAAAGAAGTGGATCCTTATAGTGCTAAGGATGAATTATTTAATGCTATTATTTAAAGGAGGAATGTAAAATGGTAGGTAAAGTAGATCATATAGGTATAGCTGTAAAAGATTTAGAAGAAACATTAAAGTTTTATACAGATGTTTTAGGTATGGATTTACAAGGCACAGAAACTGTAGAGGAACAAAAGGTAAAAGTTGCATTTTTACCTATAGGTGATACAGAAATGGAGTTATTAGAATCTACAGATAAAGATGGTCCTATAGCAAAATATATTGAGAAAAAGGGTCAAGGGGTTCAACATATAGCTTACAGAGTAGATGATATAGAAAAAGCTATAGAAGAAATGAAAGAAAAAGGTATAAGAATGATTGATGAAAAACCAAGATATGGTGCTGGTGGAGCAAAAATAGCATTTTTACATCCAAAAAGTACTCATGGTGTATTGATAGAATTATGCCAAAGAGATTAATGTGGCTAGGAGGTTTATAAATGTCTAATAAAAGAGTAGAAGAATTACGCCAAAGAAAAGAAAATATAAGACTTGGCGGTGGAGAAAAAAGTATTGAAAAGCAACATGCAAAAGGTAAAATGACTGCAAGAGAAAGAATAGAATATTTATTAGATGATGGTAGTTTTATTGAAATAGATGCGTTTATTGAACATAGATGTACTAATTTTGGTATGGAAAAGAAAAAGGCCCCTGGTGAAGGTGTCGTTACAGGATATGGAACTATCAATGGAAGATTAATATATGTATTTGCTCAAGATTTCACTGTAATAGGTGGTTCACTTGGTGAAATGCATGCAGCAAAAATTTGTAAAGTACAAGAGATGGCAATTAAAGTAGGAGCTCCTTTAATTGGTATAAATGATTCTGGTGGAGCAAGAATACAAGAAGGGGTAGATGCACTTTTTGGATATGGAAATATATTCTATAATAACACGAAAGCTTCAGGTGTAATACCTCAGATATCAGTTATAATGGGTCCATGTGCAGGTGGAGCAGTATACTCTCCAGCTTTAACTGACTTTATATTTATGGTAGATAATACAAGTAAAATGTTTATAACTGGTCCTCAAGTTATAAAGACAGTTACAGGAGAAGAAGTTTCAGCTGAAGAACTAGGTGGAGCTATGACACATAATAGTACTAGTGGTGTGGCACATTTTATAAATAATACAGAAGAAGAAACATTAGATAATATCAAGACATTACTTAGTTTCTTACCTTCTAATAATTTAGAAGATGCTCCAAGTTTTGAATCACAAGATGACATAAATCGTATAGAAGAAAAATTAAATGAGATAATACCAGAAAATCCAAATAAGCCTTATGATATGAAGGATATAATATCTATATTAGGAGATAATGGTGAGTTTTTAGAAGTACAACCATATTATGCACAAAACATAATGACAGGATTTATGAGACTAAATGGTAGATCAGTAGGTATAATAGCTAATCAACCAAAAGTTTTAGCAGGATGTTTAGATATAAATGCTTCAGACAAGGCAGCAAGATTTATAAGAACTTGTGACGCATTTAACATCCCACTTCTAACTCTTGTAGATGTGCCAGGATTTTTACCAGGAACAGGGCAAGAATATGGTGGAATTATAAGACATGGAGCTAAAATGTTATATGCATATTCTGAAGCTACAGTACCAAAAGTTACTGTAATATTAAGAAAAGCTTATGGTGGAGCATATATTGCAATGTGTTCAAGACATCTTAAATCAGATTTTGTACTTGCTTGGCCTAGTGCAGAAATAGCAGTAATGGGTCCAGAAGGTGCAGCAAATATAATCTTTAGAAAAGAAATAAAAAATTCAGAAGATGCTATAAAAACAAGAAGTGAGAAAATAGGTGAATATAGAGATACTGTAGCAAATCCTTATGTGGCAGCATCTAGAGGATATATTGATGATGTAATAGAACCTCAATTAACTAGACCAAGAATAATAAATGCTTTTGATATGTTAGCAAGTAAAAGAGAAGAAATGCCAGCTAAGAAGCATGGTAATCTTCCGTTATAATACTATTAGTTAGAGAGGTGAGAGTAGATGAATTTACAAGATGGAGTTAATCTTTCAGAAGGATTAATAGTGACTCTATTTAGTATGGGTATAGTATTTCTCACACTTATCATTATCTCTTTTATATTAGGTGGGTTTAAAGCAATATTTTATAAAGATGATTCTAAAAAGACATCTGTTCAAAAGGAAACCCCTCCTATTGGAGACAATGCAATTGTAGAGGATACAGAAGAAATAGTTGATAATGATGAAGAAATAGTAGCAGTTATTGCAGCAGCAATAGCAGCACATACTGGAAGTAGAGTAGAGAATATAAATATAAAGAATATAAGAAGAATTCAACAAACTTCTCCAATATGGATGAAGGCGGGAAGAGAAAGAGCAGTATATAATAAGATAAGTAAAATGAAATAAGGAGGATATCAATATGAAAAAATATAATATATCTGTTAATGGAAATACTTACGAGGTTGAAGTAGAAGAAGTAGGAGCAAGTGCAAGTGAGTCAAGACCTAGTCAAGTTACTACACAAGTTAAAAGACCAGAACCATCTCCAGCACCACAACCTAAAAAACAAGAAAAACCAAAAGCTTCTACACCAAAAGCTGTACCACAAGGTGCAGAGACAGTTAGTGCACCTATGCCTGGTTCAGTATTAGATATAAAAGTATCAGAAGGGGATAGTGTTTCTGAAGGAGATGTTTTATTAATACTTGAAGCTATGAAAATGGAAAATGAAATAGTAGCACCAAGAAGTGGAAAAGTTGCAGCAGTAAATACTTCTAAGGGAGCATCTGTTAATTCAGGAGACGCATTAATATCCTTAGAATAATATTACTAATAGAAAGGAAGGTAACTCTAGATGGATATTTTACTCGAATTTTGGGAGAGTACCGGCTTTGCAGCTATGACTCTTGGAGAATTTGTTATGATAGGTATAGCATTAACATTTCTATATCTAGCTATTAAAAAAGGATATGAGCCTTATTTATTGATACCCATAGCGTTCGGTATGTTACTTGTAAATATGCCACTTGCAGGACTTATGGATAAAGGGGGACTCTTATACTATATTTACCAAGGAACAGAACTTGGAATTTATCCTCCTCTTATTTTTCTATGCGTAGGAGCAGGAACAGACTTTGGTCCTTTAATTGCTAATCCTAAAAGTTTATTACTTGGAGCGGCGGCGCAATTTGGTATATTCTTTACGTTTTTAGGGGCTCTATTTTTAAATAAATTTGTAGATTTAGTTAGTTTTTCAGGACCGGAAGCAGCATCAGTTGCTATTATAGGAGGAGCGGATGGACCTACAGCCCTATTTTTAACATCAAAACTTGCACCAGATTTATTAGGTCCTATTGCAATAGCTGCTTATTCATATATGGCATTAGTACCTATAATACAACCACCTATAATGAAAGCACTTACTACAAAAGAACAAAGACAAGTGAAAATGGAACAACTAAGACCAGTTTCAAAAACTGAAAAGGTATTATTTCCTATAGTTGTATCATTATTTACAATATTATTATTACCATCAGCAGCAGCTTTAATTGGTATGTTAATGTTAGGTAACTTAATAAGAGAATCTGGAGTAGTTCCAAAACTAACAGAGACAACTCAAAATTCACTTATGTATATAGTGACAATATTACTTGGAATTACAGTTGGAGCAAAAGCTAAGGCAGAATTATTCTTAACAGCTGAAACTTTAAGTATCATTGCTCTGGGTCTTGTTGCTTTTTCAGTAGGAACAGCAACTGGAGTATTATTTGGTCGTGTAATGTATAAATTAAGTGGAGGAAAAATCAATCCTATAATTGGAGCGGCAGGAGTATCAGCAGTACCAATGGCTGCAAGAGTTGCACAAAAAGTTGGACAAAAAGAAAATCCTTCTAACTTTTTATTGATGCATGCTATGGGGCCTAATGTAGCGGGAGTAATAGGCTCAGCAGTAGCAGCAGGATTATTATTAATGTTCTTTGGATAAATGAACATTTAAAAATTAATATATCAAGTTTCTTTTAAGGATATCCTTAAAAGAAACTTGATATAAAATATTTCGAATATTCGCAATATTTTTAGTAGTTTAAAATAAAAGGGGGAAGTAATTTATGAGCTTAGGTTTAGTGTCATTGTTAGTTTTAGTATTAGCAATATTTATTGGATTTAAAAGAGGAGTTAATACAGGACTTGTAAGTATAGCATTTGCATATATTTTAGGCTTTTTTGTAATGACAAATATATCTACAGATCCAGGGGTAGAAAATTTAGTTGCTATGTCGTCTGCTGCAGCTAAAGGAAAACCACTTATAGCAGGTTTTTCAACGAAACTATTTCTTATATTAGTAGGTATGACATTTTTGTTTAGTATTGCAAGAGTTAATGGAACACTTGAATTATTAGCACGTAAATCATCTCATTTAGCTAAGGGGAATAGGAAACTTATTCCAATACTTTTCTTCTTATTTTCACTTATATTAGCAGCGTTAGGACCTGGTAATATTGCAGTTTGTGCATTAGTATTACCAATTGCTATGGCAGTAGGAAATGAAGAGAAAATTAGTTCACTACTAATGGCTGCTATGGTAATAGCTGGCTCAAATGCTGGAGGTCTTTCACCAATAGCCCCTACAGGTATAATTGGAACACAACTTGCACAAGCAGCAGGTTATGATACAAGTATGCATGTATTTATTAATATGATAATAGCTCAAGTTATAGTTGCAGCTGTTTTATACTTTGTTTTAGGTGGATTTAAATTAAAAAAGGATATGTCAGCAGATAAAGCGAAGCCTGCTCCTTTCAATAAAACTCAGATAAATACATTAGTGGTAATAGGTTTAGTGGTAGTAGCTATAATAGGATTTAAAGCACATATAGGTTTTTCAGCATTCGTAGGTGGAGTTATATTACTTCTTTTAAAATCAGCAGATCAGAAGAAAACGATATCAGCAATACCATGGGGAACATTATTACTTGTAACAGGAGTTGGTGTACTTGTAAATGTAGTTACTATAGCAGGAGGAATAGATTATTTAACTGATGGTTTATCTAAATTTATGAATTCTACAACGGCTGCTCCTATAATATCAATAATAGCTGGTCTCATGTCAGCTGTATCATCTGCATCTGGTGTAGTTATGCCTACACTTATAACAACGGTTCCAGGACTTGTAGAAAGATTGGATGGTGTATCAGGGCCTACGCTTATTACAGCAATAATACTTGGTGCACATTTTGTAACTAATTCTCCTATATCAACACTTGGAGCACTTGCAATGGCAAATGCACCTGAAGAAGAAGACAAACAAAAATTATTTGGACAGTTACTTATATTAGGATTTGGTGGAGTTGTATTTGGAGCTTTATTAATTCTTATAGG from the Senegalia massiliensis genome contains:
- the hpt gene encoding hypoxanthine phosphoribosyltransferase; this translates as MKQDIKEVLIDETQIQNKNSELGKIISEHYRGEKLTVICILKGAIMFMSDLIKNIDVPLEIDFMDVSSYGEGTTSSGVVKIIKDLDASIEDKNILIVEDIIDSGLTLSYLMKILKSRGPKSIEICTLLDKPTGRKIDIDVKYVGFTVPDAFLVGYGLDYSEKYRNLPYIGILKENVYR
- a CDS encoding DUF3870 domain-containing protein produces the protein MYKNQVFLTGYAKLPEGITARELYGVVALAMTVDKCTGEILDVEPTLSTYLGRTFVKELLVGEKISDLNQLEMKVKKHYFGSAKKAILTTIKMCHKNFSKINGKLV
- a CDS encoding acetyl-CoA hydrolase/transferase family protein: MIENRLRNEELKKRIMEASEAAKFFKKGMTVGTSGFTPAGYPKAVPLAIAERKENGEDLELTIITGASVGDELDGALARSGVLKRRYPYQTNKDSRNGINDSKIEYADMHLSHTPQWVKYGFFGNIDIALVEAVAIREDGGIIPSTSVGNSNVFIEKADKVIVEINTSQPLSLEGIHDIYSPKNPPNREPIPITQTEEKIGTGYIPCDLEKIVAIVITDKKDRTRPVAPIDDTSKKISGNLINFLKKEVEENRLPKDLLPLQSGVGSVANAVLGGLVDSDFENLKIYSEVIQDSALDLLDSGKVVFASGTSLTVSPDRLDDFYQNFNKYRDKVILRPQEISNNPEVIRRLGIIAMNTAIEVDIYGNVNSTNIMGSRMMNGIGGSGDFTRNAYLSIFTTESIAKNGDISSIVPMVSHHDHTEHDVHVIVTEQGVADLRGLSPRERAKVIIENCAHPDYKEKLHEYYNEAFDTCKHKHTPHCIEKSLSWHAKFLKEGSMK
- the ftsH gene encoding ATP-dependent zinc metalloprotease FtsH, which gives rise to MRKFFRGISAYLLIFVVIVLVVGLFMDGKAETVQFSYSKFKEEAAKGNIESVTLVKNKVQGTLNDEAKTKFTSYIPEVEKEYYDEVVADTGIKVTAKPDPGTPWYISALPTIFMILIFIVFWFVFMQKSQGGGGRVMSFGKSKAKMHKEDPKNKITFDDVAGLEEEKEELVEVVDFLKNPKKFTHLGARIPKGVLMVGPPGTGKTYLSKATAGEAGVPFFSISGSDFVEMFVGVGASRVRDLFEQAKKSSPCIVFIDEIDAVGRRRGAGLGGGHDEREQTLNQLLVEMDGFGINEGIIIIAATNRPDILDPALLRPGRFDRQVQIGVPDIKGREAILKIHAKGKPLAKDIDLNVIARRTIGFTPADLENLMNESALLSAREDLKEIPMRLLEEAITKVIAGPEKRSRVRSEKENKLTAYHEAGHAVVGKLLPNADPVHMVTIMPRGRAGGFTMSLPTEDRSYMSKTEMEEKIVELLGGRVAEKLVLDDISTGASNDIERATKIARDMVTHYGMSDKLGPMTYGKDDSQVFLGKDIGRSKDYSEEVASEIDHEMRRIVEEAYERAVNILTENIDKLHEVAQKLLEQETLNKDEFNSIFEEKIENQEAYDEESKIDIKNENIGEQNIEDKIVEEDKDIDKEE
- a CDS encoding cobalamin B12-binding domain-containing protein, producing the protein MDRPIRVLVAKPGLDGHDRGAKVIARALRDAGMEVIYTGLRQTPEQIVASAIQEDVDVVALSILSGAHNHLFPKVVELLKAEGAEDILIIGGGVIPEDDIPELKKAGIEEVFTPGTPTTTTIEFIKNNLKK
- a CDS encoding acyl-CoA mutase large subunit family protein, coding for MKDSREKWEESTLDKALSRFPERKEEFKSGSGLEVERLYTPLDIDGLNYNEDLGFPGQFPYTRGVQPTMYRGRLWTMRMYAGFATAEESNKRYKYLVEQGSTGLSVAFDLPTQIGYDSDHSLSQGEVGKVGVAIDSLKDMELLFDGIPLDKVSTSMTINAPAAVLLAMYIAVAEKQGVSEEKLRGTIQNDILKEYIARGTYIFPTEPSMRLITNIFEYCSKNVPKWNTISISGYHIREAGSTAAQEVGFTIADGIAYVDAAIKAGLDVDSFAPRLSFFFNAHNDLLEEVAKYRAARRLWARIMKERYNAKNPKSMMLKFHTQTGGSTLTAQQPENNIVRVAIQTLAAVLGGTQSLHTNSKDEALALPSEKSVRTALRTQQIVAHESGVTDTIDPLAGSYFVEAKTDEIEKKAMEYIEKIDEIGGAPKAIDMGYIQKEIMDAAYRYQKSIESGEQIVVGMNKFQSEEEPVKDLLKVDPKVGEMQVEKINQLKVERNNDEVESKLKALRNACESDENVMPYIIDAVKEYATLGEICGVMREVFGEYEQAVML
- the meaB gene encoding methylmalonyl Co-A mutase-associated GTPase MeaB, whose product is MLILDLVKKLLEGDKRACARAITKAENNEKGALEILKEIYKYTGNAHIVGITGPPGGGKSTLTYRLSKELSDKGKKVGIIAIDPTSPFTGGSILGDRIRMNKLSTDPNVFIRSMGTRGHLGGLSKATYGAIKIFDAFGCDYIFIETVGVGQSEVDIVKTADTVVMVMVPGLGDDIQAIKAGIMEIADIFAINKSDLDGAERTTGEIKMMVEMDNSDKKPPILNVIASQNEGIEDLVKEIICHKEYLVSSGELEGKRTERLRSEIIDLVEQEIKSRIFNDRDIYNLLDNILKDVYNKEVDPYSAKDELFNAII